From a region of the Candidatus Macondimonas diazotrophica genome:
- a CDS encoding DUF6475 domain-containing protein, which yields MTPEQRAAVAGIVTSCYELYGRPVTHGLLDLFVSALDHYDPGDIRRALNEHVRNPDNGQFPPKPGDIVRALEGSTETQGMQAWSDVEAAVRYVGPYQSVTFDDPVVMRTIEDMGGWIKLCEITDDDLPFRAKEFVTRYRGYASRNTPPEHSARLMGVHEANNVSHGLPAPAVKRITSRGQSRFGIGHQSQVGHSVEADQKDEHGLKNIKSLLPRLKP from the coding sequence ATGACACCTGAGCAAAGAGCCGCGGTCGCCGGGATCGTGACCTCGTGCTACGAACTTTACGGCAGGCCTGTTACCCACGGACTCCTCGATCTGTTCGTGTCGGCGCTTGACCATTACGACCCCGGCGACATCCGCCGTGCGCTGAACGAGCACGTCCGCAATCCGGACAACGGGCAGTTCCCGCCCAAGCCTGGCGACATTGTGCGCGCCTTGGAGGGCAGCACCGAGACGCAGGGCATGCAGGCGTGGTCAGACGTTGAGGCTGCGGTCAGGTACGTCGGCCCTTACCAGTCCGTCACATTCGATGACCCTGTCGTCATGCGGACCATCGAGGACATGGGCGGATGGATCAAGTTGTGCGAGATCACCGACGACGACTTGCCATTCCGGGCCAAGGAGTTTGTTACCCGGTACCGCGGCTACGCGTCTCGCAATACGCCGCCAGAGCATAGCGCGAGGCTGATGGGCGTCCATGAGGCAAACAATGTTTCGCATGGCCTGCCGGCGCCTGCAGTCAAACGCATCACATCGCGTGGACAGAGCCGATTCGGCATAGGCCATCAGTCTCAGGTCGGGCATTCCGTGGAGGCGGATCAAAAAGACGAACACGGCCTGAAGAACATCAAGTCCCTGCTGCCGAGGTTGAAGCCGTGA